One Triticum dicoccoides isolate Atlit2015 ecotype Zavitan chromosome 5B, WEW_v2.0, whole genome shotgun sequence genomic window carries:
- the LOC119312390 gene encoding FT-interacting protein 7-like isoform X2, translating into MTNRLEAVDLQSFIRAVAVKRLSNALMDETEFHREVQCLMRVKHKNVVRFLGYCADRQGSMEEFDKKLVMIDVHERLLCFEYIPNGSLDKYIMDASREWGTCYKIIKGICEGLQYLHENHIVHLDLKPANILLDDNMAPKITDFGLSRCFDENQSRDITKTILGTMGYLAPEHREGGVIAHSADLYSLGVIIIEILTGQKGYQATDDVIESWSDRLEGSQRDTLCKQIRVCYETALECRDFDPKKRPTSALTIVDRLHEMETIQVKNTFKLRAFSSSVKKLRKGAIGILEVDILSAQGLVSMKDKEGGLTDPYCVVKYGEKWVRTGTLFATAVPQWNEQYTWNVLDLNTVVTVAVFDDCHLSSSHGGDDQQMGKVRIRLATLETNRMYTQHYPLMVLTPTGLKKTGELQLAVRFACRSWAKMLATYGKPLPPRIHIHHTDPITMPQVDPLWLQAEAVQRVVTRLARAEPPLRREVVEYMLDVDSQMFSLRRSQCYFQRIASLYSGAIAVAKWFDDICEWKNPLSTILVHVLFLYLVCYPQLILPMAFVFMIMIGVWNYPRRPRNPPHIDTVLSYADQAQPDELEEEFDTFSTSTPDDIVKLRYDRLRSVAGRLQRELGDLAMHAERAQSLLSWRDHRVTPIFIMLSLVVAVVLYWTPFKVVVMVMGLYFLLPSRFRSSRRRTSMVFNLYSRLPSKDDSML; encoded by the exons ATGACCAACAGATTGGAAGCGGTGGATTTGCAGTCGTTTATAAG GGCGGTCGCCGTGAAGAGGCTGTCCAACGCTTTAATGGATGAAACGGAATTTCATCGAGAGGTTCAATGCCTCATGCGGGTCAAGCACAAAAATGTAGTAAGATTTTTAGGATATTGCGCTGACAGGCAAGGAAGTATGGAAGAATTTGACAAGAAACTTGTCATGATAGATGTTCATGAAAGATTGCTTTGCTTCGAATATATACCAAATGGCAGTCTTGATAAGTATATCATGG ATGCAAGTCGTGAGTGGGGAACGTGCTATAAAATCATTAAAGGGATTTGTGAGGGTCTACAGTACCTTCATGAGAATCATATTGTCCATTTGGATCTGAAACCAGCCAATATACTGCTTGATGATAACATGGCACCAAAAATAACTGATTTTGGTCTGTCGAGATGCTTCGACGAAAATCAAAGTCGGGATATTACCAAAACTATTTTGGGGACAAT GGGATATTTGGCGCCAGAACATCGCGAAGGTGGTGTGATTGCACACAGCGCTGACTTGTATAGTCTTGGTGTTATCATCATTGAAATACTGACTGGGCAGAAGGGGTATCAAGCTACCGACGAT GTAATTGAAAGTTGGAGTGATAGGTTGGAGGGATCCCAACGAGATACGCTATGCAAACAAATACGAGTATGCTACGAGACAGCTTTAGAGTGCAGAGACTTCGATCCAAAGAAAAGGCCAACTAGTGCACTAACTATAGTTGATAGACTTCATGAAATGGAAACTATCCAG GTAAAAAACACATTCAAACTACGTGCTTTTTCATCATCGGTGAAGAAGCTCCGCAAGGGCGCCATTGGCATCTTGGAGGTGGACATCCTCAGCGCGCAAGGCCTGGTGAGCATGAAGGATAAAGAAGGTGGGCTCACCGACCCTTACTGCGTCGTCAAGTACGGCGAGAAGTGGGTGCGCACAGGCACGTTGTTCGCCACGGCGGTGCCGCAGTGGAACGAGCAGTACACCTGGAACGTGCTGGACCTCAACACCGTCGTCACCGTCGCTGTTTTCGACGACTGCCATCTCTCCTCATCCCACGGCGGTGATGACCAGCAGATGGGCAAGGTGCGCATCCGCCTTGCCACCCTCGAGACCAACCGCATGTACACCCAACACTACCCGCTCATGGTGCTCACCCCGACGGGGCTGAAGAAGACCGGGGAACTCCAGCTTGCCGTCCGCTTCGCCTGCAGGTCGTGGGCCAAAATGCTGGCCACGTACGGCAAACCGCTGCCTCCCAGGATACACATACACCACACCGACCCAATCACGATGCCGCAGGTAGACCCCCTCTGGTTGCAGGCGGAGGCGGTGCAGAGGGTGGTCACGCGGCTGGCCAGGGCGGAGCCACCACTGCGGAGGGAGGTGGTGGAGTACATGCTCGACGTAGACTCGCAAATGTTCAGCCTGCGTCGTAGCCAGTGCTACTTCCAACGCATCGCCTCCCTCTACTCCGGCGCCATCGCCGTCGCCAAATGGTTCGACGACATTTGCGAGTGGAAGAACCCACTGTCAACGATTCTGGTCCACGTGCTGTTCCTGTACCTGGTGTGCTACCCGCAGCTGATCCTGCCGATGGCGTTCGTGTTCATGATCATGATCGGGGTGTGGAACTACCCGCGGCGGCCGCGGAATCCGCCGCATATAGACACGGTGCTGTCGTACGCAGATCAGGCGCAACCCGACGAGCTGGAAGAGGAGTTCGACACGTTCTCGACGTCCACGCCGGATGACATCGTGAAGCTGAGATACGACCGTCTGCGGAGCGTCGCGGGCAGGTTGCAAAGGGAGCTCGGCGACCTGGCTATGCACGCGGAGCGCGCGCAGTCGCTGCTTAGCTGGAGAGACCACAGGGTAACGCCCATCTTCATCATGCTCTCCCTGGTAGTCGCCGTCGTGCTGTACTGGACGCCGTTCAAGGTGGTGGTCATGGTGATGGGGCTGTATTTCCTCCTGCCCTCGCGGTTCCGGTCAAGCAGGAGGAGGACCAGCATGGTCTTCAACTTGTACAGTCGTCTGCCCTCCAAGGATGACTCGATGCTATAA
- the LOC119312390 gene encoding FT-interacting protein 7-like isoform X1 has protein sequence MERKASTARSDLEQMLADETAEPKALPLSLLQDITGDFCDDQQIGSGGFAVVYKGIIGNRAVAVKRLSNALMDETEFHREVQCLMRVKHKNVVRFLGYCADRQGSMEEFDKKLVMIDVHERLLCFEYIPNGSLDKYIMDASREWGTCYKIIKGICEGLQYLHENHIVHLDLKPANILLDDNMAPKITDFGLSRCFDENQSRDITKTILGTMGYLAPEHREGGVIAHSADLYSLGVIIIEILTGQKGYQATDDVIESWSDRLEGSQRDTLCKQIRVCYETALECRDFDPKKRPTSALTIVDRLHEMETIQVKNTFKLRAFSSSVKKLRKGAIGILEVDILSAQGLVSMKDKEGGLTDPYCVVKYGEKWVRTGTLFATAVPQWNEQYTWNVLDLNTVVTVAVFDDCHLSSSHGGDDQQMGKVRIRLATLETNRMYTQHYPLMVLTPTGLKKTGELQLAVRFACRSWAKMLATYGKPLPPRIHIHHTDPITMPQVDPLWLQAEAVQRVVTRLARAEPPLRREVVEYMLDVDSQMFSLRRSQCYFQRIASLYSGAIAVAKWFDDICEWKNPLSTILVHVLFLYLVCYPQLILPMAFVFMIMIGVWNYPRRPRNPPHIDTVLSYADQAQPDELEEEFDTFSTSTPDDIVKLRYDRLRSVAGRLQRELGDLAMHAERAQSLLSWRDHRVTPIFIMLSLVVAVVLYWTPFKVVVMVMGLYFLLPSRFRSSRRRTSMVFNLYSRLPSKDDSML, from the exons ATGGAACGCAAAGCCAGTACTGCACGAAGTGACCTAGAGCAGATGTTAGCCGATGAAACCGCAGAGCCCAAGGCCCTGCCATTATCACTTTTACAGGACATTACAGGTGATTTCTGTGATGACCAACAGATTGGAAGCGGTGGATTTGCAGTCGTTTATAAG GGAATAATTGGCAATAGGGCGGTCGCCGTGAAGAGGCTGTCCAACGCTTTAATGGATGAAACGGAATTTCATCGAGAGGTTCAATGCCTCATGCGGGTCAAGCACAAAAATGTAGTAAGATTTTTAGGATATTGCGCTGACAGGCAAGGAAGTATGGAAGAATTTGACAAGAAACTTGTCATGATAGATGTTCATGAAAGATTGCTTTGCTTCGAATATATACCAAATGGCAGTCTTGATAAGTATATCATGG ATGCAAGTCGTGAGTGGGGAACGTGCTATAAAATCATTAAAGGGATTTGTGAGGGTCTACAGTACCTTCATGAGAATCATATTGTCCATTTGGATCTGAAACCAGCCAATATACTGCTTGATGATAACATGGCACCAAAAATAACTGATTTTGGTCTGTCGAGATGCTTCGACGAAAATCAAAGTCGGGATATTACCAAAACTATTTTGGGGACAAT GGGATATTTGGCGCCAGAACATCGCGAAGGTGGTGTGATTGCACACAGCGCTGACTTGTATAGTCTTGGTGTTATCATCATTGAAATACTGACTGGGCAGAAGGGGTATCAAGCTACCGACGAT GTAATTGAAAGTTGGAGTGATAGGTTGGAGGGATCCCAACGAGATACGCTATGCAAACAAATACGAGTATGCTACGAGACAGCTTTAGAGTGCAGAGACTTCGATCCAAAGAAAAGGCCAACTAGTGCACTAACTATAGTTGATAGACTTCATGAAATGGAAACTATCCAG GTAAAAAACACATTCAAACTACGTGCTTTTTCATCATCGGTGAAGAAGCTCCGCAAGGGCGCCATTGGCATCTTGGAGGTGGACATCCTCAGCGCGCAAGGCCTGGTGAGCATGAAGGATAAAGAAGGTGGGCTCACCGACCCTTACTGCGTCGTCAAGTACGGCGAGAAGTGGGTGCGCACAGGCACGTTGTTCGCCACGGCGGTGCCGCAGTGGAACGAGCAGTACACCTGGAACGTGCTGGACCTCAACACCGTCGTCACCGTCGCTGTTTTCGACGACTGCCATCTCTCCTCATCCCACGGCGGTGATGACCAGCAGATGGGCAAGGTGCGCATCCGCCTTGCCACCCTCGAGACCAACCGCATGTACACCCAACACTACCCGCTCATGGTGCTCACCCCGACGGGGCTGAAGAAGACCGGGGAACTCCAGCTTGCCGTCCGCTTCGCCTGCAGGTCGTGGGCCAAAATGCTGGCCACGTACGGCAAACCGCTGCCTCCCAGGATACACATACACCACACCGACCCAATCACGATGCCGCAGGTAGACCCCCTCTGGTTGCAGGCGGAGGCGGTGCAGAGGGTGGTCACGCGGCTGGCCAGGGCGGAGCCACCACTGCGGAGGGAGGTGGTGGAGTACATGCTCGACGTAGACTCGCAAATGTTCAGCCTGCGTCGTAGCCAGTGCTACTTCCAACGCATCGCCTCCCTCTACTCCGGCGCCATCGCCGTCGCCAAATGGTTCGACGACATTTGCGAGTGGAAGAACCCACTGTCAACGATTCTGGTCCACGTGCTGTTCCTGTACCTGGTGTGCTACCCGCAGCTGATCCTGCCGATGGCGTTCGTGTTCATGATCATGATCGGGGTGTGGAACTACCCGCGGCGGCCGCGGAATCCGCCGCATATAGACACGGTGCTGTCGTACGCAGATCAGGCGCAACCCGACGAGCTGGAAGAGGAGTTCGACACGTTCTCGACGTCCACGCCGGATGACATCGTGAAGCTGAGATACGACCGTCTGCGGAGCGTCGCGGGCAGGTTGCAAAGGGAGCTCGGCGACCTGGCTATGCACGCGGAGCGCGCGCAGTCGCTGCTTAGCTGGAGAGACCACAGGGTAACGCCCATCTTCATCATGCTCTCCCTGGTAGTCGCCGTCGTGCTGTACTGGACGCCGTTCAAGGTGGTGGTCATGGTGATGGGGCTGTATTTCCTCCTGCCCTCGCGGTTCCGGTCAAGCAGGAGGAGGACCAGCATGGTCTTCAACTTGTACAGTCGTCTGCCCTCCAAGGATGACTCGATGCTATAA